The Humidesulfovibrio mexicanus DNA window ATGCGCGTGGGCTGCTCAAGCGGCAGACAGCGGGGCAGGCCGCCCGGATGAAAGGTCAGGGCCTGTACGGTGCGGCGGCGCAGGTCGTCGGTGCTGTGCTGCGGGACGAGCGTTCCGAAACGTGTGGCCAGGGCGGCCGGGCCGCAGGGCGTGCAGGAGCGTGGCCCGCCGTCGGGGAAGCGCTCCACCGGGCCATGGACCGGGATGCTCCCGCAAGGGGTGTCGAGGCTGGTGGCTGTCGTGTTCATGGTGTTTCCTCCAGCCACGGGGAAGCAAGAACAGCGCCATTGAGGAAAAAGCATGATTTCAAGGACATGCCAGATCGACACGCCAAATTGCGCCGACAAACCTGTCGGCCGGGGACAGAAGTGTCGCTACAGGGCCTTGCCCAAGAGGGGCAGCCGCCGGAGCACGTAGTGCGCCAGGGGGAAGCTGATGCCGATGCCCAGCACGGAGATGATCAGGAACTGCGCCATGGGGCCAAGCTCCGTGCGGCCGAAGGCGTACTGCAAAAGCGCCACCACGGGCACATGGAAGATGTAGACCGCAAATGAGCTGTTGGAAAGCGCCTTGGCCAGGGGCGATTGGGTGGGGAAGCGCTCGCGGGCGAGGGTCAGCAGGCCGGCGCAGAACCCCACGCACAAGAGGCTTTCCCACGCGGCGCGGATGATGGCGAGCGGGTCGGCCCCGCCGTTCCAGAAGGGGATGGGCAGGCCGAGCGCGCGCGAAAAGAAGAGGAGCGCGCACCCCACGCCGATCCACAGCCAGACCCAGCCCGCCGCGGCCGGGAAGCGCTCGAACCAGTTTCTGCGCGCGGCGATGACGCCCAGCACGAACATGGTGACGTACTGCGGAAAGTGCGCGAACTCGATCTCCCAGAAGCCGAAGAGCACGGTCCAGTCGTCCACGCTTTTCCAGATGCGGATGAGGTAGGTGCTGGCGGTGAGCCAGAGCGCGAGCGCGAGGAGCGCCCGGTGGGCCGTGGCCGGGGCGATGGATTCGTGCGGGAGGGCTTTGGGCCGTGCGTCGCGGCCG harbors:
- a CDS encoding acyltransferase family protein codes for the protein MSAPAKQRLAYIDNVRIFLSMLVVAHHAGQPFGHDGWWLYQSALKDYRIGLFFGVNEAFFMGLFFLMAGYFHPGSVDRKGPLTFVLDRFWRFGLPIAVMVLAITPVFMYVHDITWKHMELTSYLDYYLGAYLGLTAPPAGWTGPVGPNQEFVHLWFIENLFLYGCAYALYRALAGGRDARPKALPHESIAPATAHRALLALALWLTASTYLIRIWKSVDDWTVLFGFWEIEFAHFPQYVTMFVLGVIAARRNWFERFPAAAGWVWLWIGVGCALLFFSRALGLPIPFWNGGADPLAIIRAAWESLLCVGFCAGLLTLARERFPTQSPLAKALSNSSFAVYIFHVPVVALLQYAFGRTELGPMAQFLIISVLGIGISFPLAHYVLRRLPLLGKAL